TTGATGAAGGCGGTAATTGTGCTTTGCGGATTTCTGCTTCAGGTTTTCCGACATATTGTGCAACGTCAGGACGCACGACAATCGGGGATTCATCTGAAAATACAACAGTTACACCTTTTTTAATGCCTTCTTTGCGAAGTTTTGTACGAATTACTTTTGCCAGTGGATCTGTATGCGTTTTTGAAATATCAGCAATTTGGAAACGTGTAGGATCCATTTTGTTTGCAGCACCCATGCTTGAGATAATTGGGATATTGCGTTTTAAACATTCTTTCATAATGTGGATTTTGTACATTACAGTATCGGATGCATCAATGACATAATCGATTCCTTGTGCGAAAAACTGTTCATATGTTTCTTCTGTGTAGAACATATGCATATCGATTACTTCACATTCAGGGTTGATATCTGCAATCCGTTCTTTCATAACAGCAGATTTTGATTTTCCGACCGTTGATAAATAGGCAACTAATTGACGATTAACATTCGTAATATCCACATTATCTTTATCTACTAATATGATTCGGCCAATCCCGCTGCGTGCACATGCTTCTGCAGCAAACGAGCCTACCCCGCCTACACCTAAAATTGCGACTGTCGTTTCTTTAAGCTTTTCTAAGCCTTCTGTTCCAATAGCTAATTCGTTTCGTGAAAATTGATGTAACATCTAATTTTACCCCTCAATCTTTATCATTCTACTAGGCATTATATCGACATCAATTACGAGATGCAAGCAACAATATAATGACAGAAAATAGCATTTGCAATATTTTTTGCTTTATAAATGCTTCCATTCCAATTATGAAGGCAAAATAAAAATACTCTTCTACATGAAAGTAGAAGAGTAAAATTAGAAAATTGACGAATCCCAAATATGCCGTCTTGCTACAACATCGTTTTGATCCCGCGTCTATAGCAAGGGGGTGCACTAATCGCAGCGTTAAACTTCCCGCTCCAAATGGGGCATGTTTGCTTCTACGGTAATAGTAGCTCCCAACGATTTATTGTTCGGTCAAAAGTGTTTAGTAACAAATATAGCGACGAACACTTCAGGATTCGTATTAATGATATATTAACACCAATATTCTGATTATTCAATCGAAAACATCGCATTCTCATAAATTATTATTATTGTACTAACTTATTAGAAATATATGGTTCCATTTTACTTTATAAAAAAAAGGTACTTCTTCCCGAGAGAAGAAATACCTTTTATGATTTATTTTTTTGCTGTTGCTGCAATACGTAAGCTTAACTCTTCAAGCTGTGCATCGGAAACTGGTGATGGTGCATCTGTTAATAAACAGCTTGCCGTTGCCGTTTTTGGGAATGCAATTGTATCGCGTAAGTTTGTACGACCTGCAAGAAGCATTACTAATCGGTCAAGACCCATTGCTAATCCGCCATGTGGAGGAACGCCGTAGTCAAACGCTTCTAGTAGGAAACCGAATTGTGCACGTGCTTCTTCTTCACTGAATCCTAGCAGTTCAAACATTTTCGCTTGTAAATCCGGCTCATAAATACGAAGAGAACCGCCGCCAAGCTCGTAACCATTTAATACGATATCGTAGGCTTGAGCACGAACTTCTTTAGGGTTTGTATTCATTAACTCCAAGTCTTCATCGAATGGACGAGTGAATGGATGGTGAGCCGCATAATAACGACCTTCCGCCTCATCATATTCGAATAATGGCCAATCAACGATCCATAAGAATTCGAATTTCGACTCATCGATTAAGCCTAGCTCTTTTCCTAATTTTAAGCGTAATGCGCCAAGTGCGTCTGCAACTACAGAAGATTTGTCTGCAACGAATAATAATAAGTCACCAGCTTGTGCTTCTGTTGCTTTGATGATGCCGTCCGCTGCTTCACCTTCAAAGAACTTCGCGATTGGGCCATTCAAGCCTTCTTCTGTTACTTTTAACCAAGCTAAACCTTTTGCTCCGTAACGGCCCGCAAATTCGCCTAAAGCATCAATATCTTTACGAGAATAATTTGCTGCCGCGCCTTTTACATTAATTGCTTTCACTTCGCCGCCATTTGCTACTGCGTTTGCAAATACTCCGAAAGCAGATTCTTTCACGATATCTGAAAGCTGTTTTAATTCCAGTCCGAAACGTACATCCGGTTTATCTGAACCGAAACGATCCATTGCTTCTTTATAGCTCATGCGTGGGAATGGAGTTACGACATCAATACCTTTGACATCTTTCATAACTTGAGTCAGAAGACGCTCATTCATTTCGATAATTTCATCCATTGATAAGAATGAAGTTTCAATATCCACTTGTGTGAATTCCGGCTGACGGTCTGCACGTAAATCTTCATCACGGAAGCATCGAGCAATTTGGAAATACTTCTCAAAGCCACCTACCATTAGAAGCTGTTTAAATAACTGTGGCGATTGCGGCAATGCATAGAATTCGCCGTCATGTACACGTGATGGAACTAAATAGTCACGTGCGCCTTCTGGTGTTGATTTCGTTAAAATTGGTGTTTCAACTTCCAGGAAGCCTTCGTTTTGTAAGAAATTACGGATTGTACGTGTTACATCAGAGCGCATTTTAAATGTGTCATACATTACAGGACGGCGTAAATCTAAATAACGGTATTTTAAACGTAACTCTTCCGATACTTCGACATTGTTATCAATTGCGAATGGCGGGTTTTTAGCTTCATTAATAATTGTCAGTTCCGAAGCTGCCACTTCAATTTCGCCTGTTTTCATATTTTTATTTATTTGAGCTGCATCACGTAAAACTACTTTACCTTTTACTTCAATGACAAACTCACTGCGAATTTTATTTGCTAGTTCTAAAGCTTCTTTCGCCTGATCTCCGAAAACTACTTGTACGATCCCTTCGCGGTCACGCATATCTACGAAAATTAATCCGCCTAAGTCACGACGTTTTTGTACCCAACCTTTTAATACAACTTCTTGTCCCGCTTCTGCAGCTGTTACTAAACCGCATGCGTGTGTTCTTTGCGCCATTGTTTATTCCTCCACTATTTGTTTTCTAAAACGTATTGGACAAGCTGACCGAATTCTACTTTTGTCTGATCGCCTGTCTCCATTGTTTTGACGTTTACTGCTTGCTCTTCTAATTCTGACTCACCTAGTACAATGACAAATTTAGCATTAGCACGGTCGGCAGCTTTCATTTGCCCCTTCATTTTACGGTCCAAATAATCCATATCTGCTGAAATACCCTTTGCACGGAATGAACTTACAAGCTCCACTGCTTTTAGTTTTGCCTCTTCACCCATTGCCACAACATACATTTCGAGATCATTACCTGTCGCAAGCTCAATATTTTTTGCTTCCAGCGCTAATAATAATCGTTCAATTGATAAGGCAAATCCGATACCCGGTGATTCCGGTCCGCCAATATCTTCAACTAAACCATTATAGCGACCGCCGCCGCAAAGTGTCGTAATTGAGCCGAATCCGTCACCTGTAATCATAATTTCAAATGCTGTATGGTTGTAGTAATCAAGTCCTCGTACTAAGTTAGGGTCCACTTTATAAGAGATGCCGAGCACATCTAAATATTGTTTTACTTTCGTGAAGTATTCCGCTGAAGAATCCGTCAAATAATTTGTTAGAGCCGGTGCTGTTGCCATTGCCGGGTGTTTCGCATCTACTTTACAATCCAAAATACGTAATGGATTTTTCTCCAGACGGCTTTGACAATCACTGCAAAGCTCACCAACGACCGGTGTGAAATGCTCGATTAACGCGCTGCGGTGAGCATCACGTGTCTCTTTATCACCTAATGAGTTAATGACTAATTTTAAGTCCGTCAAGCCAAGTGTTGTATACACATCCATTGCAAGTGCCATTACTTCCGCGTCAATCGCCGGATCGGCTGAACCGATAGCTTCTACACCAAACTGAACGAATTGTCGGTAGCGGCCTGCCTGTTGGCGTTCATAACGGAACATTGGACCTGTGTAATAAAGTTTGACTGGCTGATCTGCCTGACCGAACATTTTATGCTCCACATATGCACGAACCGCTGAAGCTGTTCCCTCTGGACGTAATGTTAATGAACGATTTCCTTTGTCCGTAAATGTGTACATTTCTTTTTGTACGATATCTGTTGTATCGCCTACACCACGTTGGAATAGCTCTGTTGACTCAAACATTGGTGTGCGAATTTCGTTATAGCGATATTTATCACATAAATCACGAATGACACGTTCTACATACTGCCATTTCTCGGATTGACCCGGTAAAATATCCTGTGTTCCTTTAGGTACTTTAAAATTCATAAAAAGCACTCCTCTCTTAGTTGACCAAACTTTTCGCGTGCTATTTAAGAAGAAAATAAAAAAAGCCCCCGCCCCTTGCAAATACTGCAAGGGACGAAAGCTTGTATAATCTTCCGCGGTTCCACCCTAATTGATGTATGACTACATCCTCTCGAATTCGGATAACGGCCGACTCCGTTTTCCCCTACTAGAAAAAAATTTTTTTCGAGGAAACGCCTCTCAACTGTTGTTCACATGTTACATACTGCAGGAAAGATTACAGCCTAAGTCTTTCCCTCTCTTTTCAGCATTGGCAACCGCTACTTGTTTGGTCATTGGCAATGTTACTTTTGTTAAATTAACACTAATCTTAATGATGTCGTGACAAGTTGTCAACCATTTTCAAAAAAACGCTATATTTTTTGTCATAAATACTTTTATAATATAGGAGTATATAGTGAAAGGTCATTTAACTAAATTAAAAGGAGGAAACTATGAAAAAAAATAAAATAATAATAGGTTTATCGTTTTTATTATTATTCACGGCAATTGTTCCGTATTATTTTTCCGCTCGCCCTGCACTGGCCAATGGTGAACCGTTGTATGT
This genomic window from Solibacillus sp. FSL R5-0449 contains:
- the hisS gene encoding histidine--tRNA ligase, with product MNFKVPKGTQDILPGQSEKWQYVERVIRDLCDKYRYNEIRTPMFESTELFQRGVGDTTDIVQKEMYTFTDKGNRSLTLRPEGTASAVRAYVEHKMFGQADQPVKLYYTGPMFRYERQQAGRYRQFVQFGVEAIGSADPAIDAEVMALAMDVYTTLGLTDLKLVINSLGDKETRDAHRSALIEHFTPVVGELCSDCQSRLEKNPLRILDCKVDAKHPAMATAPALTNYLTDSSAEYFTKVKQYLDVLGISYKVDPNLVRGLDYYNHTAFEIMITGDGFGSITTLCGGGRYNGLVEDIGGPESPGIGFALSIERLLLALEAKNIELATGNDLEMYVVAMGEEAKLKAVELVSSFRAKGISADMDYLDRKMKGQMKAADRANAKFVIVLGESELEEQAVNVKTMETGDQTKVEFGQLVQYVLENK
- a CDS encoding tRNA threonylcarbamoyladenosine dehydratase; its protein translation is MLHQFSRNELAIGTEGLEKLKETTVAILGVGGVGSFAAEACARSGIGRIILVDKDNVDITNVNRQLVAYLSTVGKSKSAVMKERIADINPECEVIDMHMFYTEETYEQFFAQGIDYVIDASDTVMYKIHIMKECLKRNIPIISSMGAANKMDPTRFQIADISKTHTDPLAKVIRTKLRKEGIKKGVTVVFSDESPIVVRPDVAQYVGKPEAEIRKAQLPPSSNAFVPSVAGLIAASWVINTILKDVQINRVQG
- the aspS gene encoding aspartate--tRNA ligase, which produces MAQRTHACGLVTAAEAGQEVVLKGWVQKRRDLGGLIFVDMRDREGIVQVVFGDQAKEALELANKIRSEFVIEVKGKVVLRDAAQINKNMKTGEIEVAASELTIINEAKNPPFAIDNNVEVSEELRLKYRYLDLRRPVMYDTFKMRSDVTRTIRNFLQNEGFLEVETPILTKSTPEGARDYLVPSRVHDGEFYALPQSPQLFKQLLMVGGFEKYFQIARCFRDEDLRADRQPEFTQVDIETSFLSMDEIIEMNERLLTQVMKDVKGIDVVTPFPRMSYKEAMDRFGSDKPDVRFGLELKQLSDIVKESAFGVFANAVANGGEVKAINVKGAAANYSRKDIDALGEFAGRYGAKGLAWLKVTEEGLNGPIAKFFEGEAADGIIKATEAQAGDLLLFVADKSSVVADALGALRLKLGKELGLIDESKFEFLWIVDWPLFEYDEAEGRYYAAHHPFTRPFDEDLELMNTNPKEVRAQAYDIVLNGYELGGGSLRIYEPDLQAKMFELLGFSEEEARAQFGFLLEAFDYGVPPHGGLAMGLDRLVMLLAGRTNLRDTIAFPKTATASCLLTDAPSPVSDAQLEELSLRIAATAKK